A window of the Blattabacterium cuenoti genome harbors these coding sequences:
- the rny gene encoding ribonuclease Y yields MKIDVGFSVLMGFISGVLMCYFFGKKTILKKHFKILKKARDKAKNIISIAEIDGESIKNKKIIYAKKKVLELKLKYDRNILSREREITNIENQTKKKNKRLYREIDIYFKKNNRLETQIYEYEKKYKIFNKKQKEFENLYKKQIKILEKISNYSSEEAKNELINSLKEDAKIKAQSYIKNIIEESQLNAKTEAKKIIINTIQRLSTEQSVENSISIFNIESDDIKGRIIGKEGRNIRTLEKATGVEIIVDDTPKSVLLSCFNPIRREIARLSLHKLVIDGRINPAKIEEIVAKTEKQIEEEIIEIGKKSIIDLDIHGIHPELIKIIGKMRYRSSYGQNLLQHSREVANISSILASELGLNAKLAKRAGLLHDIGKIPENESELSHAILGMQWAEKYGENIDVCNAIGSHHNEIEMKVLISPIVQISDSISGSRPGARKNSFESYSKRLKNLENIALSFNGVNKAFAIQAGRELRVLVESKKINDEKIFQLSYDITEKIKNEMTYPGQIKVTVIRETRAVQIAR; encoded by the coding sequence ATGAAAATAGATGTTGGATTTTCTGTATTAATGGGGTTTATATCAGGAGTCCTTATGTGTTATTTTTTTGGAAAAAAAACCATACTAAAAAAACATTTTAAAATTTTAAAAAAAGCCCGTGATAAGGCAAAAAATATTATAAGTATTGCAGAAATAGATGGTGAATCCATAAAAAATAAGAAAATTATCTATGCAAAAAAAAAAGTTTTAGAATTGAAATTAAAATATGATAGAAATATTCTTTCCAGAGAAAGAGAAATAACTAATATAGAAAATCAAACAAAAAAAAAAAATAAAAGACTTTATAGAGAAATAGATATATATTTTAAAAAAAATAATAGATTAGAAACACAAATATATGAATATGAAAAAAAATATAAAATTTTTAACAAAAAACAAAAAGAATTTGAAAATTTATATAAAAAACAAATAAAAATACTTGAAAAAATATCAAATTATTCTTCAGAAGAAGCAAAAAATGAATTAATAAATTCATTAAAAGAAGATGCTAAAATAAAAGCACAATCTTATATAAAAAATATTATAGAAGAATCACAATTAAATGCAAAAACTGAAGCAAAAAAAATTATAATTAATACAATACAAAGATTAAGTACAGAACAATCTGTTGAAAATTCTATATCTATATTTAATATAGAATCAGATGACATAAAAGGACGTATTATTGGAAAAGAAGGTAGAAATATAAGAACTTTGGAAAAAGCAACTGGAGTAGAAATTATTGTAGACGATACTCCAAAATCTGTACTTTTATCATGTTTTAATCCAATAAGAAGAGAAATAGCAAGATTATCTCTTCATAAATTAGTAATAGATGGACGTATTAATCCAGCAAAAATAGAAGAAATTGTTGCAAAAACAGAAAAACAAATTGAAGAAGAAATAATAGAAATAGGAAAAAAAAGTATAATAGACTTAGATATACATGGAATTCATCCTGAATTAATAAAAATAATAGGAAAAATGAGATATAGATCTTCTTATGGTCAAAATTTATTACAACATTCTAGAGAAGTTGCTAATATATCATCTATATTAGCATCAGAATTAGGTTTAAATGCAAAACTTGCAAAACGTGCAGGATTATTACATGATATAGGAAAAATTCCTGAAAATGAATCTGAACTATCTCATGCTATTTTAGGTATGCAATGGGCAGAAAAATATGGAGAAAACATAGATGTATGTAACGCTATAGGATCACATCATAATGAAATAGAAATGAAAGTTTTAATATCTCCTATTGTTCAAATATCAGATTCTATAAGTGGATCAAGACCAGGTGCAAGAAAAAATTCTTTTGAATCTTATTCAAAAAGATTAAAAAATTTAGAAAATATAGCTCTTAGTTTTAATGGAGTAAATAAAGCATTTGCTATCCAAGCAGGAAGAGAACTCAGAGTTCTTGTAGAAAGTAAAAAAATAAATGATGAAAAAATTTTTCAACTATCCTATGATATAACAGAAAAAATAAAAAATGAAATGACCTATCCTGGACAAATAAAAGTAACAGTAATTAGAGAAACAAGAGCAGTACAAATAGCTAGATAA
- a CDS encoding deoxyhypusine synthase family protein has product MKNTSITSFIKKYFCHFNALNLYESAKAYKNHIKNNGKMMITLAGAMSTAELGKILSEMIRKNKVHIISCTGANLEEDILNLISNSYYKKIPNYKDLTPDDEKILLKNGYSRITDTCIPEEKAFKKLQNHIFTVWNKAKNSSKRYFPHEYIYQILLDKILEPYYNIDPNDSWVLAAAKKNLPIIVPGWEDSTIGNIFSSYCMKNKFHTNIIKNGIEYMIYLAEWYKKECIKHKIGFFQIGGGISGDFPICVVPMLSQDIGISVPFWGYFCQISDSTTSYGSYSGAVPNEKITWGKLDKNTPKFMIESDATIVAPLIFAYVLNM; this is encoded by the coding sequence ATGAAAAATACTTCTATAACTTCATTCATAAAAAAATATTTTTGTCATTTTAATGCATTAAATTTATATGAATCAGCAAAAGCTTATAAAAATCATATTAAAAATAATGGAAAAATGATGATTACATTAGCAGGAGCAATGAGTACTGCAGAATTGGGTAAAATTTTATCGGAAATGATTAGAAAAAATAAAGTACACATTATATCCTGTACAGGAGCTAATCTGGAAGAAGACATATTAAATTTAATATCAAATTCTTATTATAAAAAAATTCCTAATTATAAAGATTTAACTCCTGATGATGAAAAAATTCTTTTAAAAAATGGTTATAGCAGAATAACTGATACCTGTATACCAGAAGAAAAAGCTTTTAAAAAATTACAAAATCATATATTTACAGTATGGAATAAAGCTAAAAATAGCTCAAAAAGATATTTTCCACATGAATATATATATCAAATACTATTAGATAAAATATTAGAGCCGTATTATAATATAGATCCAAATGATAGTTGGGTATTAGCAGCAGCAAAAAAAAATTTACCAATTATAGTTCCAGGATGGGAAGATAGTACAATAGGAAATATATTTTCTTCATACTGCATGAAAAATAAATTTCATACTAATATTATAAAAAATGGAATTGAATATATGATATATTTAGCAGAATGGTATAAAAAAGAATGTATTAAACATAAAATAGGATTTTTTCAAATTGGTGGAGGAATATCTGGAGATTTTCCTATATGTGTTGTCCCTATGTTGTCACAAGATATAGGAATTTCAGTTCCTTTTTGGGGATATTTTTGTCAAATATCTGATTCTACTACTAGTTATGGATCTTATTCTGGAGCAGTTCCTAATGAAAAAATAACTTGGGGAAAATTAGATAAAAATACTCCAAAATTCATGATAGAATCAGATGCTACTATAGTAGCACCATTAATTTTTGCATATGTGTTAAATATGTAA
- the lpdA gene encoding dihydrolipoyl dehydrogenase gives MNNNFKSYDLVIIGSGPGGYISAIRANHFGLRTAIIEKNKNFLGGTCLNTGCIPSKCLLDSSKNFFIAKKNFSSHGIFFEKLKFDLNKIINRKNKTIENINNGIKYLMRKNNIDIYNGIGYFNTKNILSIKDHESMIEKHKIQFKNCIISTGSFPLNLSKNIIKKNYYNDNELNNKIITSTKALNMNKIPKKLITIGGGFIGLELSSVFSRLGSEVIIIDSMDRIIPNMDHSISNEMKKILEKSSIKIKNSLFVQEIEILEKSEEILVSTIDNSGNKFSFNGNCCLISIGRIPYTSNLGLENIGIKKDNKGFIIVDKNLQTTINNIYAIGDVIGGKMLAHKAEEEGLYVVEHIIGNKPNILNYNLIPSIIYTYPEVSSVGYTEYELKENKIEYNIGNFPMKALGRARSSGCIDGFIKMISDKKTDEILGVHIISEFASDIIMEAVVAMEFNASSEDIYRICHPHPTFSESYKEVSLMNFENKSIHI, from the coding sequence ATGAATAATAATTTTAAATCATATGATCTTGTTATTATAGGATCAGGACCAGGAGGATATATTTCTGCTATAAGAGCTAATCATTTTGGATTACGTACAGCTATAATTGAAAAAAATAAAAATTTTTTAGGTGGAACCTGTTTAAATACAGGATGCATACCATCAAAATGTCTTTTAGATTCTTCTAAGAATTTTTTTATAGCTAAAAAAAATTTTTCTTCACATGGAATTTTTTTTGAAAAACTAAAATTTGATTTAAATAAAATTATTAATAGAAAAAATAAAACTATTGAAAATATAAATAATGGTATTAAATATTTAATGAGAAAAAATAATATTGATATATATAATGGAATTGGATATTTTAATACAAAAAATATTTTATCAATTAAAGATCATGAATCAATGATTGAAAAACATAAAATACAATTTAAAAATTGTATAATATCTACAGGATCTTTTCCATTAAATTTATCAAAAAATATTATTAAAAAAAATTATTATAATGATAATGAATTAAATAATAAAATTATAACCTCTACAAAAGCATTAAATATGAATAAAATTCCAAAAAAACTTATAACAATTGGTGGAGGATTTATTGGATTAGAATTAAGTTCTGTTTTTAGCAGATTAGGAAGTGAAGTTATTATTATTGATAGTATGGATAGAATAATACCAAACATGGATCATTCAATAAGTAATGAGATGAAAAAAATTTTAGAAAAATCATCTATAAAAATTAAAAATTCTTTATTTGTACAAGAAATAGAAATTTTAGAAAAATCTGAAGAAATATTAGTATCTACTATAGATAATTCTGGAAATAAATTTTCATTTAATGGAAATTGTTGTCTTATATCAATAGGAAGAATTCCTTATACATCTAATTTGGGATTAGAAAATATAGGAATAAAAAAAGATAATAAAGGATTTATAATTGTTGATAAAAATTTACAAACTACAATTAATAATATATATGCTATTGGAGATGTTATAGGAGGAAAAATGTTAGCACATAAAGCAGAAGAAGAAGGGTTATATGTTGTTGAACATATAATTGGAAACAAACCAAATATATTAAATTATAATCTAATTCCTTCTATTATATATACTTATCCAGAAGTATCTAGTGTTGGATATACAGAATATGAATTAAAAGAAAATAAAATAGAATATAATATTGGAAATTTTCCTATGAAAGCATTAGGAAGAGCTCGTTCTAGTGGATGTATTGATGGATTTATAAAAATGATTTCTGATAAAAAAACAGATGAAATATTAGGAGTTCATATAATAAGCGAATTTGCTTCAGATATTATTATGGAAGCTGTTGTTGCTATGGAATTTAATGCTTCTTCTGAAGATATATATAGAATATGTCATCCTCATCCTACTTTTAGTGAATCTTATAAAGAAGTATCACTTATGAATTTTGAGAATAAATCAATTCACATATAA
- a CDS encoding uracil-DNA glycosylase codes for MVIIVIYKNIKVVIIGQDPYYNYNQGDRLCFSIKNGFPLSPSLKKIFIEVNNCFNNKKIYNNGSLIRWAKQVIFLLNSILIVRKRTPRSHKNKGWKIFTDKIIYIISTRKNSIYFMGETSL; via the coding sequence ATTGTTATTATTGTTATTTATAAAAATATAAAAGTAGTTATAATAGGACAAGATCCATATTATAATTATAATCAAGGAGATAGATTATGTTTCTCTATTAAAAATGGATTTCCATTATCTCCATCTTTAAAAAAGATATTTATAGAAGTAAATAATTGTTTTAATAATAAAAAAATTTATAATAATGGATCTTTGATTAGATGGGCAAAACAAGTAATTTTTCTACTTAACTCTATATTAATAGTTAGAAAAAGAACCCCAAGATCTCATAAAAATAAAGGATGGAAAATATTTACCGATAAAATTATATATATAATATCTACAAGAAAAAATAGTATTTATTTTATGGGGGAAACAAGCTTGTAA
- a CDS encoding 4Fe-4S binding protein, whose amino-acid sequence MSIKITEKCINCGACEPECPNNAIYEGGKKWRMSDGTSLKKKNNSFDPTLFNESKKNNIYFIISEKCTECVGFYDKPQCIEICPVNCCIADPHKYETREDLLKKKFFLHSE is encoded by the coding sequence ATGTCTATAAAAATTACAGAAAAATGTATAAATTGTGGCGCTTGTGAACCTGAATGTCCAAATAATGCTATTTATGAAGGAGGTAAAAAATGGAGAATGTCAGATGGAACTTCTTTAAAAAAAAAGAATAATAGTTTTGATCCAACATTATTTAATGAATCAAAAAAAAATAATATATATTTTATTATATCAGAAAAATGTACAGAATGTGTAGGATTTTATGATAAGCCACAATGTATAGAAATATGTCCAGTAAATTGTTGTATTGCAGATCCACATAAATATGAAACAAGAGAAGATCTTCTTAAAAAGAAATTTTTTCTGCATTCAGAATAA
- the ribD gene encoding bifunctional diaminohydroxyphosphoribosylaminopyrimidine deaminase/5-amino-6-(5-phosphoribosylamino)uracil reductase RibD, translating into MNRAIQIAKNGLGYTYPNPMVGCVIEKNGIIISEGWHYKCGKEHAEVKALNKIKDEIIFSKSIMYVTLEPCIHFGKTPPCVDLIIKKKISIVVIGIKDPSVNGLGIKKLREYGITVIEDFMYYECKILNKRFFTFHKKNRPFIILKWAQSNNGFINSINDKTIKISNIYSRQLNHKWRSEENSILVGTKTVLNDNPKLNIRYWFGINPVRILLDRKLDISHNYFVLDNTQKTIIFTEKNYNKKYKNIEYIYISFNDIMIEKILYILFKKNIQSLIIEGGKKIFDCFIEKNLWDECRIFISNTLFIKRGLKAPLIREYDIKKNIIISTDKLIIYNNKKLKF; encoded by the coding sequence ATGAATAGAGCTATCCAAATAGCTAAAAATGGATTAGGATATACATATCCAAATCCAATGGTAGGTTGTGTTATAGAAAAAAATGGAATTATTATATCAGAAGGATGGCATTATAAATGTGGAAAAGAACATGCAGAAGTAAAAGCTTTAAATAAAATTAAAGATGAAATTATTTTTTCAAAATCAATAATGTATGTTACATTAGAACCATGTATTCATTTTGGAAAAACACCTCCCTGTGTAGATCTTATAATAAAAAAGAAAATATCTATTGTTGTTATTGGAATAAAAGATCCATCTGTAAATGGATTAGGAATTAAAAAATTAAGAGAATATGGAATTACAGTAATAGAAGATTTTATGTATTATGAATGTAAAATTTTGAATAAACGTTTTTTTACATTTCATAAAAAAAATCGTCCATTTATTATATTAAAATGGGCTCAAAGTAATAATGGATTCATTAATTCAATAAATGATAAGACTATTAAAATTAGTAATATTTATTCTAGACAATTAAATCATAAATGGAGATCAGAAGAAAATAGTATTTTAGTTGGAACTAAAACAGTATTAAATGATAATCCTAAATTAAATATAAGATATTGGTTTGGAATTAATCCAGTTAGAATATTATTAGATAGAAAATTAGATATATCTCATAATTATTTCGTATTAGATAATACACAAAAAACAATTATTTTCACAGAAAAAAATTATAATAAAAAGTATAAAAATATAGAATATATTTATATATCGTTTAATGATATAATGATTGAAAAAATATTATATATATTATTCAAGAAAAATATACAATCTTTAATCATAGAAGGAGGTAAAAAGATTTTTGATTGTTTTATAGAAAAAAATTTATGGGATGAATGTAGAATTTTTATATCTAATACTCTTTTTATAAAAAGAGGATTAAAAGCTCCTTTGATTAGAGAATATGATATAAAAAAAAATATTATTATTAGCACGGATAAATTAATTATATATAATAATAAAAAATTAAAATTTTAA
- a CDS encoding shikimate dehydrogenase family protein, which translates to MKKKIFGLIGKNISYSFSRDFFLKKFKKESLQNNDYLIFDIPRIKNIELIFNNPNLLGCNITIPYKIEIISFLDKIDFQSKQIGSVNVVSINNNKRIGYNTDIIGFRKSFKKFINYSNKNIKLKSLILGTGGVSKTVSFVLNQLDIPFKYVSRKKKNNKYFLTYEEINKEILDEYNIIINCTPLGTFPKIYTCPSIPYQYISKNHFFYDLVYNPVKTLFLKNGEKKGASIKNGLEMLYIQAEKSWEIWNS; encoded by the coding sequence TTGAAAAAAAAAATATTTGGATTAATAGGAAAGAATATTAGTTATTCTTTTTCTAGAGATTTTTTCTTAAAAAAATTTAAGAAAGAATCTTTACAAAATAATGATTATCTAATATTTGATATTCCAAGAATAAAAAATATTGAGTTAATTTTCAATAATCCTAATTTATTAGGATGTAATATTACTATTCCATATAAAATAGAAATTATTTCTTTTTTAGATAAAATAGATTTTCAATCAAAACAAATTGGATCTGTAAATGTGGTATCAATAAATAATAATAAAAGAATTGGATATAATACAGATATTATAGGATTTAGAAAATCTTTTAAAAAATTTATTAATTATTCAAATAAAAATATAAAATTAAAATCTTTAATATTAGGAACTGGAGGAGTATCTAAAACTGTTTCATTTGTATTAAACCAATTAGATATACCATTTAAATATGTTTCTAGAAAAAAGAAAAATAATAAATATTTTTTAACTTATGAAGAAATAAATAAAGAAATATTAGACGAATATAATATAATTATTAATTGTACACCATTAGGAACTTTTCCAAAAATTTATACTTGTCCATCAATACCATATCAATATATATCTAAAAATCATTTTTTTTATGATCTTGTATATAATCCAGTAAAAACTCTTTTTTTAAAAAATGGAGAAAAAAAAGGAGCTTCTATCAAAAATGGATTAGAAATGTTATATATTCAAGCAGAAAAATCTTGGGAAATATGGAATTCATAA
- the rpsU gene encoding 30S ribosomal protein S21, translating into MILITIVREGESIDKALKKSKKKFDKTRILKEIREKQQYIKPSEGRRNEILKAKYRERMRLKNE; encoded by the coding sequence ATGATATTAATCACTATAGTGAGAGAAGGAGAATCTATTGATAAGGCTTTAAAAAAAAGTAAAAAGAAATTTGATAAAACTAGAATTTTAAAAGAAATAAGAGAAAAACAACAATATATTAAACCTTCTGAAGGTAGAAGAAATGAGATTTTAAAGGCTAAATACAGAGAACGTATGAGATTAAAAAATGAATAA
- a CDS encoding ATP-dependent DNA helicase RecG: MSCDNNILQKSIKYLKELSLKKIRLFNEKLNIYTYEDLLFFYPKGYIHAFYKKIGELYSLINNNTYVYISGNIIDIKEIKKKNNNGKILIALLKDSTGIIEIIWFRKTNIFKILKKNIPLIVFGKPIFFQKKIQIIHPNIYKYHYEKKIRTIYPLYDIPNNLKKLGINNNLIIRLLNNIFIEIKNKNIEIKEFIFQNYIKKNNKFLSKKSSLIQIHFPESVNNLLKAKYSLKFDKLFKIKLFLYSKKKLKSSKPLSKIGKKFNYFYKNHLPFNLTEDQKNVFKEIWNDLKKPIQMNRLLQGEVGSGKTIIAILLMLLSLDNGVQSCIMVPTEFLAIQHYNLFKKMLSKINGINIYLLTKSTSFCDKNKIYKILLTGKESITIGTHSLIQDKVKFKNLGLVIIDEQQRFGVEQRKKIYKNGFPHILSMTSTPIPRTLAKIIYNDLNISIIKNKPIGRKKIKTIHFWNEYREKAFEIVKNQILLGKQIYIVYPIVDGEKNKYKNLINGYQEIIKTFTFLKKNQIGILHGKMNSKEKKLQIDRFLKEKTKIIVTTTIIEVGINIPNASVILIENANNFGLSQLHQLRGRVGRSFHQSYCILLSEKKINSDSFYRIQKMCKTDDGFNISKEDLRLRGEGNLMGKEQSGKKYLFIDYLKNTKFIKEVISTFNIFLKINPNFFKKKYLPQDKNNENLFQ, encoded by the coding sequence ATGTCTTGTGATAATAATATTTTACAAAAATCAATAAAATATTTAAAAGAATTAAGTTTAAAAAAAATTCGTTTATTTAATGAAAAACTAAATATATATACATATGAAGATTTACTTTTTTTTTATCCAAAAGGATATATACATGCATTTTATAAAAAAATAGGTGAATTATATTCATTAATAAATAATAATACTTATGTATATATATCAGGAAATATAATAGATATAAAGGAAATAAAAAAGAAAAATAATAATGGAAAAATATTAATAGCGTTATTAAAAGATTCTACTGGTATTATCGAAATTATATGGTTTCGAAAAACCAATATATTTAAAATTTTAAAAAAAAATATTCCTTTAATAGTTTTTGGAAAACCAATTTTTTTTCAAAAAAAAATTCAAATTATTCATCCAAATATATATAAATATCATTATGAAAAAAAAATACGTACAATATATCCATTGTATGATATTCCCAATAATTTAAAAAAACTAGGAATTAATAATAATTTAATTATTAGATTATTAAATAATATATTTATAGAAATAAAAAATAAAAATATTGAAATAAAAGAATTTATATTTCAGAATTATATAAAAAAAAATAATAAATTTTTATCAAAAAAATCTTCTTTAATACAGATTCATTTTCCTGAATCAGTAAATAATTTATTAAAAGCTAAATATTCATTAAAATTCGATAAATTATTTAAAATTAAACTATTTCTTTATTCAAAAAAAAAATTAAAATCAAGTAAACCATTATCTAAAATAGGAAAAAAATTTAATTATTTTTATAAAAATCATTTACCATTTAATTTAACTGAAGATCAAAAAAATGTATTTAAAGAAATATGGAATGATTTAAAAAAACCAATTCAAATGAATCGTTTATTACAAGGAGAAGTAGGAAGTGGAAAAACTATAATAGCTATTTTATTAATGCTATTATCATTAGATAATGGAGTTCAATCATGTATTATGGTCCCAACAGAATTTTTAGCTATACAACATTATAATTTATTTAAAAAAATGTTATCTAAAATTAATGGAATAAATATTTATCTATTAACAAAATCTACTTCTTTTTGTGATAAAAATAAAATATATAAAATTCTTTTAACAGGAAAAGAATCTATTACAATAGGAACACATTCTTTAATCCAAGATAAAGTTAAATTTAAAAATTTAGGTCTTGTAATAATAGATGAACAACAACGTTTTGGAGTAGAACAAAGAAAAAAAATATATAAAAATGGATTTCCACATATATTATCAATGACATCTACCCCTATCCCTAGAACATTAGCAAAAATAATATATAATGATTTAAATATTTCTATTATAAAAAATAAACCAATTGGTAGAAAAAAAATTAAAACAATTCATTTTTGGAATGAATATAGAGAAAAAGCATTTGAAATAGTAAAAAATCAAATTTTACTTGGAAAACAAATTTATATAGTCTACCCTATTGTAGATGGGGAAAAAAATAAATATAAAAATTTAATAAATGGTTATCAAGAAATAATAAAAACATTTACTTTTTTAAAAAAAAATCAAATAGGTATTTTACATGGAAAAATGAATTCAAAAGAAAAAAAATTACAAATAGATAGATTTTTAAAAGAAAAAACAAAAATAATTGTTACTACTACAATTATAGAAGTTGGAATAAATATTCCTAATGCTTCTGTAATACTTATAGAAAATGCAAATAATTTTGGACTATCTCAATTACATCAATTAAGAGGTAGAGTTGGAAGAAGTTTTCACCAAAGTTATTGTATTCTTTTATCAGAAAAAAAAATAAATTCAGATAGTTTTTATCGTATACAAAAAATGTGTAAAACAGATGATGGATTTAATATTTCTAAAGAAGATCTTAGATTAAGAGGAGAGGGAAATTTAATGGGAAAAGAACAAAGTGGAAAAAAATATTTATTTATTGATTATTTGAAAAATACTAAATTTATAAAAGAGGTTATATCTACTTTTAATATATTCTTGAAAATAAATCCAAATTTTTTTAAAAAAAAATATCTTCCACAAGATAAAAATAATGAAAATTTGTTTCAATAA